The Anoplolepis gracilipes chromosome 7, ASM4749672v1, whole genome shotgun sequence genome segment ttgcaaaattatattcttgcaAAATGATTGGTGTTGTGCAACGATACCAATTAAAGATGAAAGCAACTATAGCCGCCAAGGagatgtgaaatatatatatatatgcgtaattCGAacttgaagaatttttttctcacttatTAACGTTTGTTTTATATGTCCGATAGCAGAAAAACACACGTCAAGAATATgctacttattattattaaacaaaagaaatttattaataaaaaatacatcaaatagtaaaaattgagaacacaaaaaaaaaaaaaaaaaaaaaaaaaattccaagttgtgtttataaaaaatatatctaatttagaaagaataatacaataatttagaaaaaatctacaaatctcaatttttataaaagtattaaatcaaATCACGTGCAAAGACGCAACGTTGTTGCCATTTGCACAATATTCGACCTTGATGTCACTTTCtctattttcgatttttttttttcatacatccCATTGTTccgttacattttttttttgctcaaaacttaatttgtattaatatatatatatatatatatatatatatatatatgtatatatatatatatatatatatatataaaacttgatatttttacattatatatactatactaCATagaactattatattatataatataaaaactaaaaatacaaaaacacACACGCTAAAGTTTTAACAATATTCAAgcaataatgatatatatgacAATGATCTGAGAATTTCTAGAATGATCTAGAAATCTAATTTGAGCAATGGAAATTTGTCTTGCAAATATTCTaacttaattatatgtattcaaCAAGCACAATTACGATCCTTTCTGACAATGAGCGAGTAAaatcttatctttttatagCGGTAAGTTTCGAAAAATGTAATCTTAGTCTTTGTGTGatagtcattatcaaaatttatgtcCAGATATCCTCTAATTGCAAAAGCGATTGATATTACAAGAATAAGCGGCTCTTAGGCCGGTGTTCATAGTTCGTccttatttttaacatcatcTTAAGTCGTGTTTAGGTCGTCTTAAGACTCCGTTCagatttcttaaaaatctGTTCCAATCAGATGATTGAATGAATAAATCTTAAGACTTTACTTaagatgatttaaaatataaaaaaatataaaacgcaCTACGAATACCGTTAATCGTATAATGTGTAAAACACATTTGTTAGCaactgttaataaaataataacatgaaCTGGTATATGCatcacataaaataataagtgtaTATACACTTTCTTCGTGAGAATTGAATAGTTTGGTAAGATTATATCTGTGTGTGggttttgtaatttttttcagtacaaGTAGAAGAATAaagtacagtcggacctcttatcctacgacattttcggtccggaatcttccccttaaacttctgatcctacgacaaaaatttgaaagtggaggtataattcccctttcgcggttgcagcatgagaggattttttgtcgtaggataagaggtctgATTTTAGAgatctgtaattttataaaaaacattatatatatttcaagataaataCCGTATAAAATGAACACCTACAATATATTTGACTTTTCAATTGAAGTCTAATATGCACTCGACTGATAAtcgtataaaatcaaataatggTTCTCCCTCTCATCGCGTTTATAAAACGAGTTTACCTTGAATCAAATCGTTTAAGCTAGAAAGAGCAAATGTTTATTAACTGTCTCTTTGCTCATTTAGTTTCACATCAAGAGTTATATGCACGTATTCCACTCATGCAAGTAGATTATAGATATTACACTTAAGAAAAAGATGCTCTATCAATCTAAAAAGTCAatccataaattttttctatattttttgaataaagtgtcacagaaaagtttattttgttaaaaagaacaattttaaatctatcaagtttaattatttcaagattaATGGTAAAAAGTAATCAGATTATTCTATttacaagtataatatatataaaaaaagcacacataatttataatacatagtCTTTATTGATAGTTAGTAAACATCTACTTGAATTATCTgtctaaatatgtatgtacatatataaaacatatacaaaaGCGAAACAATTCCCTTAccataaaaaatcttttgctACATTCTCTTTCACAAGATAATATACTTATAGTATTGTTTTATCGTTTattcagaatatttatttaattcttttaaaaaaagttctttattaagactttctaattttttaaaatatttttattcgaaattagAGATTTTTAAGATACAACTTTGAAATGATTTTAGATCGTGTGTGcgtgttttttaatttttattcatacgaTTACGAAGGAATAATGAAgagctatatatgtataataataagttacgaaataatttaaatgttaaattaaaaaaaagtaatgacaaaaatgactttcttattaaaaagataagcGTTTTTCACTTGGATAAGATGTTCATTGTTTCTATTTTGTTTAccaagaattttaataatcatattatattaaaataaaattataatatgataaaaaagaataaaaaagaattcaaagtaaaagaaaattctcttaaaattcttaatttttttttaaggaataGAGACAGATATATCCTggtttagaaaataataatgtattgcTAATAATCTTGATTCAAAGTTTCATGTAAATGCTATTGCGTTTAAGCAACAATtatcatgtacatatatatagatggaTTACACAATTATAGAGTTCAAATATAAACGTTTTACGGAAATCATTACGTCAAGTTTTTATAGCTTTCCTGTCACAATTTGAACGGACCTTGAGTTACTTAACGTCTCTTATAAAGCGGCGATAACCACCGACAGTCATATATATCTGCTCAAAcatcgacaaaaaaaaaaaaagattttctttgttcatataattaatctttttcaatatatttgactataatatgtaaaattcaaCTGTCGTGAATATGTTGTGAAAtgtctaattttattcaaattatgtaTCCGAAAACTTACACTGTCAATAAATATACGCATATCtgtctcacacacacacacacacacacacacaccacacacacacacacacacacacacacacacacacacacacacacacacacacacacacacactcacacacacgaGCCACGcgcataaaaaatgcaatcgagctaaaagaatataatgaataacgattatatacttaaataaaatgtataccaTTATTGATCATTCTTTcaactaaaaaagaaaatgtaaaaaatagcatttatCGTCAAATCAGTTatctctaatttatatatacatataatgctatatatttatatactgttagtaagtatatatatgtgcatatattattgtgtaataaaataatcattgtGATAATATCTATACTTATTGTTTGCTGCTAtcatcattatataaattatataaaatataaaatattagaattatggaaagagaaaatatatatgattacagAGGGATATAACATgcgttttactttattttgacaagatatattaattattgcaaaaagagcaaaaagagaacattattattttagatatcaactaattttaaagcattacaataatttacatttttaatgaaaagtaACGTGCAATGTGATCAAACATATAGGAGTATATAtctcatcatatatatatatatatatatatatatatatatatatatatatatatatatatattcaatattaatataaattttcgatataCTCGATATTTTAGATTGTTCTTCAACAAGTACGtatgttatacattatttatccCTGCCCCGTTAActttcacaaaatatttatgcgcAAAACATGTAACAATCTATATGTTTACATTCCTATTAACATTGTCACATCCATGCTCGTGCGTGATatagttttgtttttttttccttttctctattataagaatctttcaaaataatatatatcttattcatAACAAgcaaaatgcaattaataGAACAAGTTTGTTTTGACAttgaaattcataaataaaaacacataacaataatatatatatatataaataggcTTACCTATTCTgaagataaaatgaaaatatctgaataaattgcacaaaataatatacgtcGTACACGGTGAAACTTGATCAACTATAAATAtagatcaatatataaatgaatgatGTGAATCAAATTACGGATGCGGATCAACGGTTACAACCAACAATCACGTATCGCTGAACGATCGCAAATTAATAACGTACTGTAATCTCACGATACTCACTTTCCACCTGCTTGAGGTCTGCGCACAGTCAGTAAGAGTAATAAGTTTCAATATTCCCCCCACCCCCACCATATCATTGAAGTAGGACTTTTGCATTACGTTATTTGAAATTGGATGCTGCCGAGTGGCAGATACTCTTGTTATCGCAAAATTCCAATCACGTACCAACAACATTCGTATAGattcgtattatattatttttatatataataattatattaatatatatatatatatatatatatatatatatatatatatgtatatatcgattatacagaaaatacatatatctttcaaattgttttgcaggatttttatgtaacttttatttcgttttattattcagATTAATTCTGTTTTATCATTCCATCAAAAcgataaaatcataaatcacATATATAGAAggatatacgtataatatatgtatatatacatatataatgtacacaCAGGATATTTACATAGGatagacatatataatgtaccaAGGAtgttttaaatagtttttaatagaatattttacttgCTGGGCGTGGTCGTGCACACAAAACGCAGACAAATGCTGTATTTAGAgacatgtatttatatgtacataaatttttttatcagtaaaAATACTTGTGtagacatttataaaatggttttttttaattcggtacatatatatatatatatatatatatatatatatatatatatatatatatatatatatataaactggcATTAATTCTAgagtttttgtttatttttaattacttttatttatttataatttaaaaaacttacttAAACTGTCTTactaaaaatcaaaaaaatatgtttccatatattttcattcttatttaccattttgcaaATTCTAGCACGttaatactattaaattaattaatacattattctgttatgtagtattatttttattgctctttGGCAACACTTATCTACAATTTACTAAAtagactttttaaaatttttctgtagATTTGTACGTTGCAGGATTTGTTGCACAACCAGGACACGTGTGTAAGACTTCATGAATAAATATCTCACAGTCTAAACAAAACGTTTGATCACATTTTTCACAAGTATAGAcctaaaagtaaaaatacaaatgacacattattctctctttgaaatatttaaatattgcattgatttctttcgaaaaaactttaaaatttttttcatttcaattatatatagatatctcTTTTCACTTTACattcaacttttaatatatatatatatatatcacaaaaatttccaattttaataaaattatcttgttattatgaaaattatataattctgcaACGCAATTTATGAGAGAAACGATACCTTTTTATCCTTTTGCATAAGAGTTTTTTGACAACCAAAGCAGAAGGAATGGTTGCCTTCAAACGCAACTTCTTTAAAAGGTTCGACGGGAAATAGGTAATGATACGATCGTGCTAAATGTGGAGCAGATACTAAAGTAAGACCGCAAGCTCTACATTCGACAGGAATCTCACAATGCTTACTAAAGCACTGAGGACAAAGATAGCCAGTACTCATAAGTTTTACCGATTCATCAGAGTTCTCTGCAtggctgaaaaaaataatgaaaaaaataaagagaaaaaagtaaaaaataaaattttaatgtataatataatgtatgatgtatatgtatatcagaaaatttttaatactattaaaaCTGTTATATTAAAGAGTACCACTtataacacatacatacatacatacgtatagaaaaatagagacacatatcattataaattgtgCACTTACCACATACATACTGTCATAGATGTGTCCGATGCACTAGAGTGTAAGGCATGATGAGGAAATCCCATTTTTACAAGCGCTGCATCTAATCGCGTTGCTGCAGGTGGAGGATCTATATGTGCGTTTAATTGCTCTTTGTAATGCTTATCATCTAGCGCAACACCGTGTTCGCCACCAGTAATGTTTGCCATtcgtttacaaatatataattcggcGGCCAATCCTATTACGTTGCATCTGATACCATCCAATTTCATATTCTGAAACAATCTTCATGTTAAGAGAAGCCTTAAAgcaaataatatcatatacaatAAAGCGCATACTTGTATTGTTTCATTGATATCTCCTGGATCACAAGTAGTAAGAGCCCcgataattatcaatatctcTTTACTAGCATGAGATGgtaataatttcaatgactTCATAGCTAATTCCAAAGAATTTTGCAAGGAAGGTTCACCAGTTACCACAGTTTGTTGTAAAGCTCGTAATTcctacaataaattttatatatatatatatatatatatatatatatatatgcacacataCATGATACAATCTAAAACGAGATATTTGGAATAGGaaataaaaggtaaaaaaattaagatgatTACCTTAACGTGCTTTTTTGAGTTGCCAGCTAAATCGCTAATCTTCTCAGCCCTTTTATTTCTAGTTATAATAACACCTAATTGACTTATAGGATTTTGATAGAAGAATTCTTCGATAAAGTCTTCTAGAAGCTTTGgacaaatatttaacaatgtgcatataaaaatatacatttatatattataagtaaataatcgATAACCTTTTGTCATACCTTTAAAGAACATAGGAATCGAGTTGGTTTTAAATCTTGATTCGACATTGATTCAGAGGCATCTAAGATGACATAAAGATGTCTCATCATTCCTAATCGAGTACCCTGCTTTCTTTCCAACTGACGTTTTCTCTTGGCATTATGAATAATGTCTGCGACAGATGCTTCCAATAATCCATGATCATCCTCCTTGATTGCTTccctaaattaaaaatatattaattagattattggatcaatgtaaatataacatttttatttacatgttgaagacaagagaaagaatatcaacgttaaacataaataatttttaatgtgaaaACATACCATGTCTTTTCATAACCAGTCTCCCAACGATATTCCTTTTCCTCAGACTCTTCTTCtgccataatttattatacaaaataaaatattttatggcaAAAAGATGgagagatattattataagcaaaaaaacaaaactttcTACGCATGtggttataataattttttttttgctggtTTTAATGTTTCCAACAGTGCACGCAGGCTTTCTAACAGCTTTAACTTTAGTcttctgaaaaagaaaaaaatgtttttttttcttcccctctctctctcttgaattattgttattcgtatttactaataaataaaagataattttcatattctaTTTCCACTCTTGTATTCACTTCCATACATACACCACATCtacattacaaaataaacGTTAAATCCTTTTAATTCATAACATGTCGTGTGTGTTATTAATAcagtttttcttaattaaaataatatttatatacatttaaattacaatgatTTGCCCTTAATCAAATAATGAATTCtccatatttgtttatatgcCATTAAATGATGGATAGAAATCTTTTTTgtcatatacaaatttttaaaataaagagtaCGTACgcctttataaaatttcctttCCTTTCTACTTACTTTACTTTAGTGTTATCAAACATTGTCGATTTAAATTCGcttcttaaatatatcaaagataaACAAATGTCACTCGAAAAACTATAggttaatgtttatatatatcgtgTGATAATCTAAACGCACATAAGTCTGAAAAAAATCTCACCCGAGATGATCCGTATGATAAAttctgtatgtgtatataatacggataggtaaatatataagaaaagctaaataagatatatatttatttagaaatcactttgatatttgtaaatttaatggaCATGGTAAACATTCAATTTCTCGTACATACTGTACAATCCGTACACACATACCTTAAGCCGGTTCTACGATAGGTGGGAGCTGGAGCTGGGTGCGTGCTGGGTCGTAAgaccgggtctacaatagctTTAATAAGCCTGAAGTCGTAAGAAatgaaccaatcatattcattattcttctctaaagataaaattgatataaaattgattggcTACCGCCAATACCGTCGGAAAAGTTTTCCGTTGTACTGCTTACTACCAGCACGAGCTCTGATTGGCTGCTGTTTTTCTGCTTTCTGCTTTTTCGCCAAAGTCTGAATCCGGCCTAAAGTCAACCGATTGGTGATTGGTTAAGTCTTTCGACATCCGACTTATACGACAGCTATTGTAGAACCGACCTAATGGATTTTATACGACAACTGCgaataaaaacgataaaaagagtgaaaaatgtagaaataacTAATTGATAATCAAAGTCTACCGTATTGTAACTTGTAGCGCATACTACAATTTCCCTATGAAGTCCTTTTAAGGGACTAGGTTTCCTTGTCACACGCGTGATCAAGTatgtctgtctctttctcgTAACTCGACACagcttaaatttaaataatggaaTAATGCGCAGTCCGCAGTCCAATATAGTATATGGTTTATGCAGCTGACAGCTGAGCTATAAACAGAGATTGCACAcacatctctttctcttttgcacGATTCCGATGAAATATGGCGGAACTCTTCTTACGACATAACTCGGATGAAAACTTTTCTAGGCCGAATAGTAGATATAGAGTATGataatatgtaagaaaatagGAGATCGGTGGCGGCCAACCGCCAGCCACCAGCCGCCAGCCGCCAGCCGTCAGCCGCCACTGGTCGCCACAGGCCACGGTCCACCATGGCGCTACTGTCGGCCGACGCGGTCGCTGGTCGCTGTTTTCGTCTTGCCTCACACGACGACGAGCAATTTTCCAGACTGAGGAAAATCTAGCCGTTCGCCGGCTTCGCCGTGTGTAAGTGAACATCGTTGATCTTCTTCCATGATCATGTCGTTATTAATCGCGTTAGCGCGCGCGTCACGGTGTGTTCGAAAAGTATTCACGTAAAGACAGGAAGTGAGTAACTCTTGTAGAAAAGTATCGGCCACGAGAGCCATCTTTGACGAGCATCGGCTTGCTCGTTAAAGACAGAGGAGACGTCGAGACCTTATAGTTTGCCattgacgacgacgacgacgacgacgacgacgacgacgacgacgacgacgaataataataatagtaacgaTAAAGAAAACAACGCCGAGATATCGCATCGGCATCGTTATCaaatgctttttatatttctatctcGATCATCACTGTATCTCATATACATCTcggcaaattattttctcgctTGATACATAAAGTTCGTAAGACAAGCCGCGCTGCGGAGCTGCGGGGCTGCGGGGCTGCGAGTTGTGGCTGCGGATCGTGGCGGGAACAAGTGCATGTGAGTGTTCTTTGTTCCTTCGTTTGTAATATTTACCCTACAACTGGCTGCGTTTACAATAGGATCGCACCTTGTCGATCCTACATATTTAGAAGCACTGTGCGTCCTTATGCGGGAAAattcgtttaatttataaacattggtaaaatataacaatgtaGCTGAACACTCTGGGTCATCAGCAGTCGCGAACGTGATACGTGATACGCGCGACTCTCTTGTCTCTCGTCTCGTGAGAGGTgagacgagagacgagagacgtGAGCGCGCCAAGTGTAAGCGCGCGCGTGCACAAGAGAATCGCCATGCT includes the following:
- the Ssl1 gene encoding general transcription factor IIH subunit 2, encoding MAEEESEEKEYRWETGYEKTWEAIKEDDHGLLEASVADIIHNAKRKRQLERKQGTRLGMMRHLYVILDASESMSNQDLKPTRFLCSLKLLEDFIEEFFYQNPISQLGVIITRNKRAEKISDLAGNSKKHVKELRALQQTVVTGEPSLQNSLELAMKSLKLLPSHASKEILIIIGALTTCDPGDINETIQNMKLDGIRCNVIGLAAELYICKRMANITGGEHGVALDDKHYKEQLNAHIDPPPAATRLDAALVKMGFPHHALHSSASDTSMTVCMCHAENSDESVKLMSTGYLCPQCFSKHCEIPVECRACGLTLVSAPHLARSYHYLFPVEPFKEVAFEGNHSFCFGCQKTLMQKDKKVYTCEKCDQTFCLDCEIFIHEVLHTCPGCATNPATYKSTEKF